One window of the Arthrobacter sp. D5-1 genome contains the following:
- a CDS encoding Ppx/GppA phosphatase family protein, with product MSRVAAIDCGTNSIRLLIADASADGAPGPLADVVREMRVVRLGQGVDATGELAPEALERTFAATRDYAELIKAHGAGHVRFAATSATRDARNRQVFVDGIRDLLGVEPEVISGDEEAALSFAGASSVLPATGEDPILVVDLGGGSTEFVLGDSTGVIAARSVDIGCVRLTERHLRSDPPTAAQIAAAEADVDAALDLAAQTVPLDRATAVVGVAGSITTITAHALGLDEYQPDRIHGASLDLETITDACTNLLEMTRDERAALPYMHPGRVDVIGAGALVWRRILARLASVSSGRIAAAVSSEHDILDGIALSIRDAA from the coding sequence ATGAGCCGCGTTGCAGCGATCGACTGTGGAACCAACTCCATCCGCCTCCTCATCGCGGATGCTTCAGCAGACGGCGCGCCGGGCCCGCTGGCCGACGTCGTGCGTGAGATGCGCGTGGTTCGGCTCGGCCAGGGTGTCGATGCCACCGGCGAGCTTGCACCCGAGGCGCTGGAACGCACGTTTGCAGCAACACGTGACTACGCCGAACTGATCAAGGCGCACGGCGCCGGGCACGTCCGTTTCGCCGCTACGTCCGCCACCCGTGACGCCCGCAACCGGCAGGTTTTCGTGGACGGCATCCGGGATCTCCTGGGTGTGGAGCCCGAGGTCATTTCCGGGGACGAGGAAGCGGCGCTTTCCTTCGCCGGCGCCAGCAGTGTCCTGCCGGCCACGGGGGAGGACCCCATCCTGGTGGTGGACCTCGGTGGCGGCAGCACTGAGTTCGTCCTGGGCGACTCCACTGGCGTCATCGCGGCACGCTCCGTGGACATCGGGTGCGTGCGGCTCACCGAACGTCACCTTCGCAGCGATCCGCCCACCGCGGCGCAAATCGCGGCAGCAGAGGCCGACGTCGATGCCGCACTTGATCTTGCTGCGCAGACGGTACCGCTTGACCGCGCCACGGCCGTAGTGGGCGTTGCCGGTTCAATCACCACCATCACCGCCCACGCGTTGGGCCTGGACGAATACCAGCCGGACCGGATCCATGGTGCGTCACTGGATCTCGAAACCATCACCGACGCGTGCACCAACCTGCTGGAAATGACGCGGGACGAGCGCGCAGCGCTTCCGTACATGCATCCGGGCCGCGTGGACGTCATCGGCGCCGGCGCCTTGGTGTGGCGCCGGATCCTTGCCCGCCTGGCCAGTGTCAGCAGTGGCAGGATTGCTGCGGCCGTCTCCAGCGAGCACGACATCCTGGACGGCATCGCCCTCAGCATCCGGGACGCCGCATGA
- a CDS encoding FAD-dependent oxidoreductase, translated as MATTPELIDRPRVLVVGGGYVGLYVALKLQKKIANAGGIVTVVDPLPYMTYQPFLPEVAGGNIEARHAVVSHRQHLKQTELIQGRVTSIDHANRTAVIAPSDGGDNFEIPYFDVVIAAGAITRTFPIKGLADKGIGLKTIEEAVALRNKVLERIEAASTMTDPAERAKALTFVVVGGGFAGIECLTEMEDLARAAVRNNPRIRQEEIRFILVEAMGRIMPEVTASQAEWVVEHLRSRGIEVLLNTSLDSAEGNLKLINLPDKTPAQEVEADTLVWAAGVQANPMIRSTDFPLEPRGRVRVLPDLRIAGDEGIVENAWAAGDIAAVPDLTGKGLPDGTCVPNAQHALRQAKKLAKNLWASRWDKPLHDYKHKNLGAVAGFGEWKGVANINLLGRIGLKGGLAWLAHRGYHGMAMPTVERKFRVIFGWILAFFAGRDTTQLMDLDNPRGAFVAAATPAPKPAAAPAPVEAKPAAEEAKTPVTAAAK; from the coding sequence ATGGCAACCACCCCAGAGCTCATTGACCGTCCCCGGGTTCTCGTCGTCGGCGGCGGCTACGTCGGCCTGTACGTAGCCCTCAAACTGCAGAAGAAGATCGCGAACGCGGGCGGCATCGTCACCGTCGTTGATCCACTGCCGTACATGACCTACCAGCCCTTCCTCCCGGAAGTAGCAGGTGGCAACATCGAGGCACGCCACGCCGTCGTCTCCCACCGTCAGCACCTGAAGCAGACTGAGCTCATCCAGGGCCGCGTCACCAGCATCGACCACGCCAACCGGACCGCGGTCATCGCCCCGTCCGATGGCGGCGACAACTTCGAAATCCCGTACTTCGATGTCGTCATCGCAGCAGGCGCCATTACCCGGACCTTCCCCATCAAGGGCCTCGCGGACAAGGGCATTGGCCTGAAGACCATCGAGGAAGCCGTTGCACTGCGCAACAAGGTCCTGGAGCGCATTGAAGCCGCTTCCACCATGACCGACCCCGCAGAGCGCGCCAAGGCACTGACCTTCGTCGTGGTGGGTGGCGGCTTCGCCGGCATCGAGTGCCTCACCGAAATGGAAGACCTCGCCCGCGCCGCAGTGCGCAACAACCCGCGCATCCGCCAGGAAGAAATCCGTTTCATCCTGGTCGAAGCCATGGGCCGCATCATGCCCGAGGTCACTGCCTCGCAGGCCGAGTGGGTTGTGGAGCACCTCCGCAGCCGTGGCATCGAAGTACTCCTCAACACTTCCCTTGACAGCGCCGAGGGCAACCTCAAGCTGATCAACCTCCCGGACAAGACCCCGGCCCAGGAAGTTGAAGCAGACACCCTGGTATGGGCTGCCGGCGTGCAGGCCAACCCGATGATCCGCTCCACCGACTTCCCGCTGGAACCCCGTGGCCGTGTCCGCGTCCTCCCGGACCTGCGCATCGCAGGCGACGAGGGCATCGTGGAGAACGCCTGGGCCGCCGGCGACATCGCCGCTGTTCCGGACCTCACGGGCAAGGGCCTGCCGGACGGCACTTGCGTCCCCAACGCCCAGCACGCTCTTCGCCAGGCCAAGAAGCTCGCCAAGAACCTGTGGGCTTCCCGCTGGGACAAGCCGCTGCACGACTACAAGCACAAGAACCTTGGCGCTGTGGCCGGCTTCGGCGAGTGGAAGGGTGTTGCCAATATCAACCTGCTCGGTCGCATCGGTCTCAAGGGCGGCCTCGCCTGGCTGGCACACCGTGGTTACCACGGCATGGCCATGCCCACGGTTGAGCGCAAGTTCCGTGTGATCTTCGGCTGGATCCTGGCCTTCTTCGCCGGCCGCGATACCACGCAGCTGATGGACCTCGACAACCCGCGCGGTGCCTTCGTGGCCGCTGCAACGCCCGCTCCCAAGCCCGCTGCCGCTCCGGCACCTGTAGAGGCCAAGCCTGCGGCTGAGGAAGCCAAGACTCCGGTCACTGCCGCCGCCAAGTAG
- a CDS encoding N-acetyltransferase, whose product MSGETDLKTLLQSLHPVARDGDYVYALWPHGRPLKGGIEAAVREAEGLTVVLRRDEADALGLSYDFVASWITLQVHSALEAVGLTAAVSAALTHAGISCNVLAGFHHDHLLVPSADAGRAMDVLRLLGKGLVLRSERPEDRAEILELTAQAFSVSPVTGEPVDGVPIEAGLLRKLFECPEYLPEFSIVAEMGGEIVGHAISTRGWIGDLELLGLGPIGVLPAFQKRGVGSALMRETTARATAAGEPGIALLGSPLYYMRFGYVPAASVGVQPPEAMWGDHFQLLTLPAWPDDVRGTFRYAGPFSRL is encoded by the coding sequence ATGTCCGGTGAAACCGATCTGAAGACACTCCTGCAATCCCTCCACCCCGTAGCCCGCGATGGCGACTACGTCTACGCCCTGTGGCCACATGGCAGGCCGCTGAAGGGCGGGATCGAGGCGGCTGTGCGCGAGGCCGAGGGCCTTACGGTTGTCCTCCGCCGGGACGAGGCTGATGCGCTGGGTCTGAGCTACGACTTCGTGGCCTCGTGGATCACGCTCCAGGTCCACTCGGCACTCGAAGCGGTGGGCCTCACGGCCGCCGTGAGCGCCGCCCTGACCCACGCGGGAATCAGCTGCAACGTCCTGGCGGGTTTCCACCACGACCACCTCCTGGTGCCTTCGGCCGACGCGGGCCGGGCCATGGATGTGCTCCGGCTTTTGGGAAAAGGTCTCGTGCTCCGAAGTGAGCGTCCCGAGGACCGCGCCGAGATTCTGGAACTGACTGCCCAGGCCTTCTCCGTCTCGCCGGTAACCGGTGAACCCGTGGACGGCGTGCCGATTGAAGCAGGGCTGCTGCGCAAGCTATTTGAGTGCCCTGAGTACCTTCCGGAGTTCAGTATCGTCGCCGAGATGGGTGGGGAGATTGTGGGGCATGCCATCAGCACGAGGGGCTGGATCGGGGACTTGGAACTGCTGGGGCTGGGTCCGATCGGCGTGCTTCCCGCCTTTCAGAAGCGCGGGGTAGGTTCAGCCTTGATGCGGGAGACGACGGCCCGTGCCACAGCCGCAGGGGAGCCCGGCATTGCCTTGCTCGGCAGCCCCCTGTACTACATGCGCTTCGGTTACGTGCCGGCAGCCTCTGTGGGTGTGCAACCGCCGGAGGCGATGTGGGGCGATCACTTCCAGTTGTTGACGCTTCCCGCATGGCCCGACGACGTCCGTGGCACCTTCCGCTACGCCGGGCCATTCAGCAGGCTGTAG
- a CDS encoding S8 family serine peptidase, with protein MTLRFHRTLSAALATVLAGGALAGALLTAPAATADAWRDKEFWLKDSGVTNAWQVSKGAGVKVAIIDSGIDGNHPDLKGVVVGGTDVSGAGAPNGQKSIGAKTEHGTLVATMLAGRGHTTPTASPSPTGSAPPPVPPTVPPAGGPDGIIGVAPEAQILAVSTWLGSPNPGGKTDQEQIPDAVRWAVDNGAKVINISLGSTSPDWPQSWDAAFLYAEQKDVVIVAAAGNRVGGNVQVGAPATIPGVLTVAGLDGEGRASVDSSSQGISIGVAAPAEKLVGGIPGGGYAEWAGTSGAAPIVSGVAALIRSKWPEMSANQVINRIVSTAKDAGAPGKDPLYGYGILNAEAALKDEVAATSSNPLGSIADWIRVHRRGDFSEPSQAPVASPTSAAPTLADPTVPAAKTPATVDDALPAAVVLGFGALFLALVTGAAIQLRRVAKNAPAVAEEAETGALLKVDPPART; from the coding sequence ATGACGTTGCGTTTTCACCGGACCCTCTCCGCTGCCCTTGCCACGGTCTTGGCAGGCGGGGCGTTGGCGGGTGCGCTGTTGACGGCCCCTGCCGCCACCGCAGACGCGTGGCGCGACAAAGAGTTCTGGCTCAAGGATTCGGGTGTCACCAACGCCTGGCAGGTTTCCAAGGGTGCCGGAGTGAAGGTTGCGATCATCGACAGCGGCATTGATGGCAACCACCCGGACCTCAAAGGCGTAGTGGTGGGCGGGACGGACGTATCGGGCGCGGGAGCACCCAACGGGCAAAAGAGTATTGGTGCCAAGACCGAGCACGGAACCTTGGTTGCCACGATGCTCGCCGGGCGCGGCCACACCACACCCACGGCCTCGCCTTCACCAACGGGGTCCGCGCCGCCTCCAGTGCCACCCACGGTCCCTCCTGCCGGGGGACCGGATGGGATCATCGGTGTCGCTCCTGAAGCGCAAATCCTGGCCGTCTCCACCTGGCTCGGATCACCCAACCCGGGTGGCAAAACGGACCAGGAGCAGATTCCGGACGCCGTGCGCTGGGCCGTGGACAACGGCGCCAAGGTCATCAACATCTCCTTGGGCAGTACCTCGCCGGACTGGCCCCAGAGTTGGGACGCGGCCTTCCTTTATGCAGAGCAGAAGGATGTGGTGATCGTCGCGGCCGCCGGGAACCGCGTGGGCGGCAACGTCCAGGTCGGAGCCCCGGCAACCATTCCCGGTGTCCTGACTGTCGCCGGACTCGACGGTGAGGGGCGCGCGAGCGTCGACTCCTCATCCCAGGGCATCAGCATCGGCGTCGCCGCACCGGCCGAGAAGCTGGTAGGCGGCATCCCCGGCGGTGGATACGCCGAATGGGCGGGAACGTCCGGTGCTGCCCCGATCGTTTCCGGTGTGGCCGCCCTGATCCGTTCCAAATGGCCGGAGATGAGTGCCAATCAGGTCATCAACAGAATTGTGAGCACGGCCAAGGACGCGGGAGCTCCGGGCAAGGACCCCCTCTACGGTTACGGCATCCTTAACGCCGAGGCGGCACTGAAGGATGAGGTGGCTGCCACCAGCAGCAACCCGTTGGGTTCCATCGCTGACTGGATCCGGGTCCACCGCCGGGGAGATTTCAGCGAGCCGTCGCAGGCTCCCGTGGCGAGCCCCACCAGCGCAGCACCCACGCTCGCCGATCCGACCGTTCCGGCCGCGAAGACGCCGGCGACCGTCGACGACGCCCTGCCGGCCGCCGTCGTGCTTGGATTTGGAGCCTTGTTCCTTGCCCTGGTGACGGGGGCCGCGATCCAATTGAGGAGGGTCGCCAAAAACGCTCCAGCGGTGGCCGAGGAGGCCGAAACGGGCGCGCTTCTGAAAGTGGATCCACCCGCCCGGACGTAG